TCAGATATTGGCCTTCCACTTTAAGAGGCCAAGACCACCCCTCCCAGTGCTGTCTAATTCAGTCACCAGTCGGATCAAATGTGTGAACGTCACTTGTTCTGCAGATGAATTTATCCTCTAAGTCTGGCTTCAATTTTTAGGGCAAAGGTCAGGAACATGAGTTGCTCTGATATGGTTAGGGACAGCATGCGCAATGGCATGAAATTCCGAAAGCTCCaaatttgtcctttttttctccagtaGCATTTTATTATCCCATACCACGGATGCCTTTCTCAATATTTAGAGTTGTTTTGGTGCAAACATCAGCTTctcattgtttatttttagcagtcaaAACATTCTCTGACTCAGACCATAGAGCTTTCCCACATATTGGTGTAGCTGCAGTTCACATGCTGTTGATTAAAGTCCTGCAGGCCTTCGCTGTGCCAGTTAAACTCTACAGCAGCACTAAAAATAAATCGATGAAAGGTTCGTTTTATCAGCAGTACCTTAACGTAGCTTTCTTGCAAAGCACTGTGGAGCTGAGCCGCCTGTCGATTGAGATGCACGATGCAGATTTCTTCCTTAAACACGTGGCAATTCAGTTTCATCTTTTCCAAGAGATGAACCTCCAACTGCCTGAAAGGCAAAGGAACCACATTTCATGGAAGTTCAAGCTCACATACACAGAAACAAATGTGGTTCAggtatatttctttaaaaactaaGTAAAAGTCTCAACAGATCATTAACTACTACAACAGGTGCTTGTATTTCTAAATTGCACTTTGTCTCTGGAAGGtgaaaaaagcttcttttttttttttttaagtatttgtaTTGTTAAATAAGTTGCTAATTAAAGGTGATGGTCCTCCTACTTCTGCTTGTCAGCTGTGAAGTCGGTAATGTTGTCTCTGAGGGTCTGCAGGTTCTGCCTCTTGTCATGCAGTCGGCTGTTAACCAGCTCCAGTCTCTGCTTCAGCTCAGCAGAGCCGAGTGCATCAACATTCGTGTCTCCATCCATGCTCTTCAACTCTGAGCAAAAAGCTACCAGGCCATGATGGAGCTCTTGGACCTTTTGGGGGACGTAAAGATCAACCAGATCGTGATGTTTAATATTAATTGAGTACAATATTTTTAGTGTTGCaaattttttaaacacagatatGGACCTGATGGATGACATTTTGTAGTGAGGCCACTTGTTGGTTTAGTTCCCTGATCCGCTCTTCTTTAGCCAGCTGTTTGCCTCGGATGTCATTGTTAATGTTATGATTTTCATCGGGGCTGTTCTCCTCTGGACTGTCTTGGGATGCAGAAGCAGTCGGTTTGTcctacaatttaaaaaaaaatcatacagaaAGCTTTGTTTTGGTGTGTTTGAATTTTATGCCGGACTGTTTATTATGATTGTTTTTAATCTACCCTTTTAACCAAGTGCAGTTCCAGCTGACTgctcgctgctgctgctgcagatgatgatgatgatgatgatggaagtAGAGTCCCAATCTGTTGATCTGGTGAGAGCTCCTCTGGTGAACCTTGAAATTAAATCATATATTTAACACGTTTACTGCGTAAACAGTATGGCTTAGTGTTTTTGAATAACGCTCGGTGAACCTTGCTTGTCTTTTAGTGTGAAGAGACTCTTGTCTTCTGTCATTCCCAGCATTTTGATGCACGAGTCCATAATCTTTCCCACTGTTGTTTCCTTCGGGGTTCTGAGATGAACTATTCGCTCTGACGCTGAAACACAAAAGTAAATCACAGGTAAAGATGACTCCTGTTTCATCCTCAGTGTCTGTTGCCTATGGAAACATAATTGAATATTTAACATTCACATCCATTCATTGCAAATAGTGCAGACACTGAAGATCTTAGCAAACTGAGCTTCAGCACTCACCGTTGATAGTAATCTCTATTAGTTGAGCACTCCTCTGCACTGCGTTGTTTTGGCTGTTGTTTCTGTAGCAGAATTAGATTAATAGGTTAAAATGATggattgtttttgtgtttgttttgctgctttttttaatttctggaATTCACATTACATGAGTGGCTTCACCTCAGCTTGAAGGAACGCCGATTTGTATTCAAACAGCTCACATGAGGAGAAGACTTGGACTTGGACATTGACACCAGCGTTGCAGTGAATGTCTCCACATCACCAGGCCCCAATGATTctgtttaaaaaggaaaacatcaaTAAATTACATTGTTACATTGTTCATTGCATGAAATATTATTTGACATGGTTTGACATAGTAACTATACCGAGCAACGAGTCGATTCTCTGAGTCACCGTGCTGGGAGGGTGAAGCTCATTATAAATGGCCGACAGTAACTTCTCCCTGTCGTCCACTGTGCTAATGTGGAGGGTGTCCAGAGTATTCACATCTACAGACGCCATGTCTGCACCACACAGATTTGCCTCTGCAACAAGCATTTATTCATGTATCAGCTGATTTTAACAACCATCAATAAACTGCAACAATCAAGACCTGAAAATCAAGTATTGTTAAGACATGTAATATTCAAAATGCAATCAAAACACATGCATCATATTTTAGAGTGCAGATACTATGGATAGTAGGCTGTTTGATTTAATCGACAGGactttcttgaagacgtttctcTTTTTATGCATTAGACACTGACATGTTTCAGTTTTAAGAGGTTTAATACTCTTATATCCTCATCTATTTTTTTCATCTCAATTTAATAGCATTCATTAATTACAGTTTATTCCATCtacactaaaaataaaccaatcTGCATTGCCAGTAGACTGTGTTTTACCTTTGATGAAAGGGATACACTTTTGTAGTCCAATACTGGTAAACCACTGGCACACCTCTTCAGTGTTCAGATCCCTGAAAGATTTGGCCACTTGCCTCTCTACATCCTGGGGAGAAGGAGAGGCTAGACAGCTGCTAACTTGTACCAGATTACACAGAGGCGTGGAGCAAGTGTTGTGTGAAAACACACCACACTAAGTAtatacactcaaaaaaatgacTCTTTGCCCTCATAAACAGGAAGCAGTAATTTTAAGTAAAATGCAACTGAAGTATATCAAAgcaaaggtttatttattcaaatggttaaatattaagaaaaaaaaacatgtttgattCCATTACATTTAACGATTTACACTGTACTTATGTAACAAATTCCATGGAAAATCTATGTGTAATCAAATTACTTAAAGTCAGCATTTTGGACATTCATATTGTTTGGGTGTATAGCATTATACCATACACACAAGCATCTATAGACCATTGCTTATGAGTTTTGGCATACAACTTGCGGACTACAAAATGTGTATATCTCTGTGTATTTTAACTAGAATGGTGAATTATCCAAAATGACATCATATTTTTTGTATCATTACATATTACATCTCCCTGGTATAAGTCTTGCACAAATCTGCTTTCCAGCAAGTTGCataaatgttgtaatatttttcaCGCACTTCTCTTTAGCAGCTCCTTGCTGTAggagttttattattttaccttCTTCTTTGGAAAAATTGTTTTTCCCAAAAAATGTTGACTGTTGGGGTGTGTACTTGGGTGTGTACTGAAAGCATAACTTTTCTTCGgctttattttgatattatCTGACTAAAGCATGCACTTCCCACACATATTAGGCTTCTTGCTATGCTGCAAGTTCACATAAACAACCATTGCTGTGTGAAATAATTTTGCAAGGATGGCTGCGTTATTGGTAGTATGACTCCTCTGATATCATCtaactgctgctgcagctgtgttTTGGCTCATTCATTTTCGCTTCAGTCAGTTCTTTGCCATGAGGAGCCATGATGCATCAGGCACAGCTCAGGCCAAAACGTAACACTGCAATACTTTTACGTTCTTTTGTAATCTTGTTCGTGCAGTTATCACTTCTGCTGAATTGCAGTCGTACCGATCTaatctgtttgttgttgttgttgttgttgttgttgttgttttttatttgcacaGATCAGATCACTTTATTTTAACTTCATAAAGTGATCTGATTACTCTGTGATCCAATTTCCAGTCCTGTTTGAGTAGTTATTCTGTACTGTTTTGGGGATTTTTGGGGGTCTTTTTTCAGTCCAAACAGTAGTAGCGGTTGGAAAATCCTGAGAGCAGGAAATGACGCACAAAGACGATTGTGACTCAAACATCTGGAtgcaaaaaacccccccaacaACAAGTCAGTAGGTGGTAAAACATCAAGACATAACAATGAAATTCCAGACGTGTATTCATCTGAATCACAGCTTTAATGGAAATTAGTATGACTACGTTGGATATAAGTGTTTGGACAtattacaccaaaaaaacatatttgtgtgtttaactgtaaacatgtttttcgTCAAAGACAATGAAATGTTTAGTTAAGTGGGGACCCTAAACACAGGTTTTTGTGTAATTGTTCCCTTAGTCAgattttttgtcttatttttgttttgtttatgacATTCCCGGAAGAAAAACCTACAATGTCCCGTTCAAGGGAAGCTTTACAGAGTAACTATGATTAAATATATGAAGTCTGCCTCGTCTGTGGGATTTCCCCATTATGTTGCA
The Pelmatolapia mariae isolate MD_Pm_ZW linkage group LG13, Pm_UMD_F_2, whole genome shotgun sequence DNA segment above includes these coding regions:
- the LOC134640262 gene encoding uncharacterized protein LOC134640262 isoform X2; this translates as MMATFAHQRRMITRSCSLEDRLTRSATFHGLTQTTDQHHEEEGSPRQRRITVGDSASYMPHSKDQNGNFSEKDVERQVAKSFRDLNTEEVCQWFTSIGLQKCIPFIKEANLCGADMASVDVNTLDTLHISTVDDREKLLSAIYNELHPPSTVTQRIDSLLESLGPGDVETFTATLVSMSKSKSSPHVSCLNTNRRSFKLRNNSQNNAVQRSAQLIEITINASERIVHLRTPKETTVGKIMDSCIKMLGMTEDKSLFTLKDKQGSPEELSPDQQIGTLLPSSSSSSSAAAAASSQLELHLVKRDKPTASASQDSPEENSPDENHNINNDIRGKQLAKEERIRELNQQVASLQNVIHQVQELHHGLVAFCSELKSMDGDTNVDALGSAELKQRLELVNSRLHDKRQNLQTLRDNITDFTADKQKQLEVHLLEKMKLNCHVFKEEICIVHLNRQAAQLHSALQESYVKEKARKKTSPIGSLSQLVSPQRPAMLLVVQENQNPDGHYGFSCRYGEGSGLVVVEADNSQLCVDDRLVEVNGVSVVNSTHEELTDLLWQGPSIQVVVLRQPPPALPSPLSLQHMVSCDLEQTCCPGGDVGSTETRPQRRVIAI
- the LOC134640262 gene encoding uncharacterized protein LOC134640262 isoform X1 translates to MLEINQITGLVLYGETCKVSRGRVGERGWPQRAPEEATSCKADDLTNRDLSFSDILKRELCPLPHTTMMATFAHQRRMITRSCSLEDRLTRSATFHGLTQTTDQHHEEEGSPRQRRITVGDSASYMPHSKDQNGNFSEKDVERQVAKSFRDLNTEEVCQWFTSIGLQKCIPFIKEANLCGADMASVDVNTLDTLHISTVDDREKLLSAIYNELHPPSTVTQRIDSLLESLGPGDVETFTATLVSMSKSKSSPHVSCLNTNRRSFKLRNNSQNNAVQRSAQLIEITINASERIVHLRTPKETTVGKIMDSCIKMLGMTEDKSLFTLKDKQGSPEELSPDQQIGTLLPSSSSSSSAAAAASSQLELHLVKRDKPTASASQDSPEENSPDENHNINNDIRGKQLAKEERIRELNQQVASLQNVIHQVQELHHGLVAFCSELKSMDGDTNVDALGSAELKQRLELVNSRLHDKRQNLQTLRDNITDFTADKQKQLEVHLLEKMKLNCHVFKEEICIVHLNRQAAQLHSALQESYVKEKARKKTSPIGSLSQLVSPQRPAMLLVVQENQNPDGHYGFSCRYGEGSGLVVVEADNSQLCVDDRLVEVNGVSVVNSTHEELTDLLWQGPSIQVVVLRQPPPALPSPLSLQHMVSCDLEQTCCPGGDVGSTETRPQRRVIAI